A region of Oceanicoccus sp. KOV_DT_Chl DNA encodes the following proteins:
- a CDS encoding class I SAM-dependent methyltransferase, with product MSFYEEKILPHIINCGCSTPDIMELRAKVVPLAYGDVLEVGMGSALNLDLYDSTQVNKVWGLEPSVGMRKRASKNLKKSPVHVEWLGLPGEKIPLEDSSVDSIVLTYTLCTIPDWRVAMEQMYRVLKPQGKLLFCEHGRSPDSSVERLQDKLNPVWGKLFGGCNLNRTVVKNIEESGFKIEWNDNMYMNKFAKFATYMSIGSAIKA from the coding sequence GTGAGCTTTTATGAAGAAAAAATTCTTCCGCATATCATAAATTGTGGATGTTCTACTCCAGATATTATGGAGTTACGAGCGAAAGTGGTTCCGCTGGCTTATGGCGATGTGTTAGAGGTGGGAATGGGCTCGGCTTTAAATCTCGATTTATATGATTCAACTCAAGTCAATAAAGTTTGGGGGCTTGAACCCTCTGTAGGTATGCGTAAAAGAGCCAGTAAGAATTTAAAAAAATCCCCCGTTCATGTTGAATGGTTAGGGCTTCCAGGAGAAAAAATTCCTCTTGAAGACAGTTCTGTTGATTCTATCGTTCTAACATATACATTATGCACAATTCCTGATTGGCGTGTGGCAATGGAACAGATGTACAGAGTCTTAAAACCTCAAGGTAAATTACTTTTTTGTGAACATGGTAGATCACCTGATTCTTCAGTTGAACGGTTGCAAGACAAATTGAATCCTGTGTGGGGTAAATTATTTGGTGGTTGTAACTTAAATAGAACTGTCGTTAAAAATATTGAAGAGTCAGGTTTTAAAATTGAGTGGAATGATAATATGTATATGAATAAATTCGCGAAATTTGCCACGTACATGAGTATTGGATCAGCTATAAAAGCATAA
- a CDS encoding zinc ribbon domain-containing protein YjdM — translation MSSYPACPKCQSQLTYEDRDLFVCPECAHEWQANSQEDSSEQLLKVKDANGNDLFEGDNATLIKDLKVKGSSSVLKIGTKLKINRIVDGDHNIDCRVDKVGEMMLKSEFVKKAAA, via the coding sequence ATGAGTAGCTACCCAGCGTGCCCGAAGTGCCAGTCTCAATTAACCTATGAAGATCGCGATTTATTTGTGTGTCCAGAGTGCGCCCATGAATGGCAAGCAAACTCTCAGGAGGATAGTTCAGAACAATTGCTAAAGGTAAAAGATGCCAATGGTAATGATCTTTTTGAAGGTGACAACGCCACGCTGATTAAAGACCTGAAAGTCAAAGGCAGTTCCAGCGTGTTAAAAATAGGTACCAAACTCAAGATAAATCGTATTGTTGATGGTGACCACAACATCGATTGCCGGGTCGATAAAGTCGGGGAAATGATGTTGAAATCCGAGTTTGTTAAAAAAGCGGCTGCATGA
- a CDS encoding TetR/AcrR family transcriptional regulator yields MNTRANNSKERILTVAEALILKQGFAGTSIDDVLDHAAITKGGFFYHFKGKTDLAKSLVERYLATDEEIFSGMFKRADELSEDPLQRLLIFLKLMAEMMADLESTHPGCLVAGFSYESQQLNEEVHALMKRGVLNWREMIVGRLQLVLAEREPRVEVSVDSLGDMFTSSIEGGIILALVLGDNTVLVEQILNYRTHLRLLFEY; encoded by the coding sequence TTGAATACCAGAGCAAACAATAGCAAGGAACGGATACTTACCGTCGCTGAAGCATTGATTCTTAAGCAGGGTTTTGCAGGTACATCTATCGATGATGTGCTGGATCATGCGGCAATTACCAAGGGCGGATTTTTCTATCACTTCAAGGGCAAGACGGATCTGGCCAAGAGCTTGGTGGAGCGCTACCTGGCCACCGACGAAGAAATTTTTAGTGGTATGTTTAAACGAGCCGATGAGCTAAGTGAAGATCCATTGCAGCGGCTGTTGATCTTTCTCAAGTTAATGGCCGAAATGATGGCTGATTTAGAGAGTACTCACCCAGGCTGTTTGGTTGCAGGTTTTAGCTATGAGAGTCAGCAGCTTAACGAGGAAGTTCATGCATTAATGAAACGCGGGGTGCTTAACTGGCGAGAGATGATTGTCGGGCGTTTGCAACTGGTACTGGCTGAGCGTGAACCCAGAGTGGAAGTATCCGTTGATTCCCTTGGCGATATGTTTACGTCTAGCATTGAGGGCGGCATCATTCTGGCCTTGGTACTGGGCGACAACACCGTACTGGTTGAACAAATCCTGAACTATCGTACCCATCTGCGCCTGCTGTTCGAGTACTAA
- a CDS encoding CopG family transcriptional regulator: MEKRTARLTLLVDPQKKAVFEKLCEQEDVTPSQKIRQFMREYIEQAMGPDWKQQVFSNDEQD; this comes from the coding sequence ATGGAAAAACGCACCGCACGATTAACACTCTTGGTTGACCCCCAAAAAAAAGCGGTCTTTGAAAAACTCTGTGAGCAAGAAGACGTCACTCCATCACAAAAAATTCGTCAGTTTATGCGCGAATATATCGAGCAAGCGATGGGGCCAGACTGGAAGCAACAGGTTTTTAGTAACGATGAGCAGGATTAG
- a CDS encoding CaiB/BaiF CoA-transferase family protein — translation MDIKLSEPAQGPLQGLRVIDITAQITGPLCSQQLGDLGADVIKIEPMHGEIARWMAPPQKAGLTGYYCQMNRNKRSLALDLKSPEGLEVITRLASEADVLVENFRTGVTDRLGFGYDTLKALNPKLIYVAITGFGSTGPYSHRPCQDMLAQGLSGMAYIQGRRHGGKPQLIQSAIVDKSTAATATGAVLAALYARDGINGTGTGQRVDVPMIDAFAAVSMPDMMPVDSFIPSDLPDPEPLALLRVYETSDGYLVGMAFQDDHFQAFCEVMECPELMADPAMNSMGARMADFDTWLDATAEVIKRFSTEEALSRLEQAGIPFGPVKTIREFAQDPQVKHNGTIFDAEHPEAGTMRYVRYPGHLSDTPAALYRHPPRLGEHSDEILGELGYGEAAIANLRTQGVVG, via the coding sequence ATGGATATCAAGCTCTCTGAACCCGCGCAAGGTCCACTGCAAGGCCTTCGCGTTATTGACATTACTGCGCAAATTACCGGTCCACTTTGCTCCCAGCAACTGGGCGATCTGGGTGCCGATGTAATTAAAATAGAGCCCATGCATGGTGAGATTGCCCGCTGGATGGCGCCGCCGCAAAAAGCCGGTCTTACCGGTTATTACTGCCAGATGAACAGAAACAAGCGCAGTCTGGCGCTCGATCTGAAAAGCCCTGAAGGCCTGGAAGTGATAACCAGGCTGGCATCAGAGGCCGATGTATTGGTGGAAAATTTTCGCACCGGTGTCACTGATCGCCTGGGTTTCGGTTATGACACTTTGAAGGCGCTCAATCCAAAACTGATTTATGTGGCGATCACCGGTTTTGGCAGCACGGGGCCTTATTCCCATCGCCCCTGTCAGGATATGTTGGCGCAGGGTTTGTCCGGGATGGCCTATATTCAGGGGCGGCGTCATGGCGGCAAGCCACAGTTGATTCAGTCGGCGATTGTTGACAAAAGCACCGCCGCCACTGCCACCGGCGCGGTATTGGCCGCACTCTATGCGCGGGACGGCATTAATGGTACCGGCACTGGCCAGCGCGTCGATGTGCCGATGATCGATGCGTTTGCCGCTGTTTCGATGCCCGACATGATGCCCGTTGATAGCTTTATTCCCAGTGATTTACCCGACCCGGAGCCGTTGGCATTGTTACGGGTGTATGAGACTAGCGATGGTTATTTAGTGGGAATGGCATTTCAGGACGACCATTTCCAGGCCTTCTGCGAGGTGATGGAGTGCCCGGAGTTGATGGCCGATCCGGCGATGAATTCGATGGGCGCGCGCATGGCCGACTTTGACACCTGGCTTGATGCCACCGCTGAAGTTATTAAGCGTTTTAGTACCGAGGAAGCGTTGTCGCGGCTTGAGCAAGCCGGTATCCCTTTCGGGCCGGTAAAAACCATTCGTGAATTTGCGCAGGACCCACAGGTTAAACACAACGGCACTATCTTTGATGCCGAGCACCCGGAGGCGGGCACCATGCGCTATGTGCGCTACCCGGGGCATTTGTCAGACACACCTGCGGCCTTGTACCGTCATCCGCCGCGTTTAGGTGAGCACAGTGATGAGATTCTTGGCGAGCTGGGTTACGGGGAAGCTGCGATCGCCAATTTGCGAACACAGGGGGTTGTTGGTTAA
- a CDS encoding STAS domain-containing protein, with protein MSEATKSLKLVKRSPGSDVLVLLTCLSLTVFFDMVIAITAGILLASLLFMKELAALTQVIDITDNRDFVHKALPANCKVFKIRGALFFAAADRIFGELSQQLEGHDGIVLHMQYSAYLDAGGLSAIEKLISYCEKKQIPIRFSSWQFQPLKTLARARTEVKGPLDLSFSTLDEAIDNVITTGK; from the coding sequence ATGAGTGAAGCAACCAAGTCGCTTAAGTTGGTTAAGCGCTCGCCTGGCAGTGATGTGTTGGTGCTGTTGACCTGTTTATCGTTGACTGTTTTTTTCGATATGGTGATCGCCATAACCGCCGGTATCCTGTTGGCCTCACTACTGTTTATGAAAGAGCTAGCGGCACTAACCCAGGTAATTGACATTACCGACAACCGCGATTTTGTGCACAAAGCGTTACCGGCGAATTGTAAGGTATTTAAAATCCGCGGCGCATTGTTCTTCGCAGCTGCAGATCGTATTTTTGGTGAACTGTCGCAACAGCTTGAAGGTCATGATGGCATTGTCTTGCATATGCAGTACAGCGCTTATCTGGATGCAGGTGGGCTGTCGGCGATTGAGAAGTTAATATCCTATTGTGAAAAAAAACAAATACCGATTCGTTTTTCCAGCTGGCAATTTCAACCTTTAAAGACTTTAGCGCGAGCGCGAACGGAAGTTAAAGGTCCGCTGGATTTATCGTTTTCAACTCTGGATGAAGCGATTGATAATGTTATAACTACAGGAAAATAA
- a CDS encoding homocysteine S-methyltransferase family protein yields the protein MTHRVEFPKQESGKFYMCEGGTETEVMYKHGFDFPYFAVFELLKNPKAVSKLKQMYEQYFSAVSEYNMSALVGGLDYRASPDWGRKLGYSDRELADINHECIEFIRKTASPFSGEINETLIQGLIGPRGDAYGKGGNINAEEAQEYHSVQLSTLKEADVDLVTAITFNNIEESIGVARAAKEIGLPLCISLSLDSSSRLNSGPSLGEAISAIDERTDSSVDFYMINCVHPLEYEPAFENENWMKRIRGVRPNASAMDKISLCKIGHLEDGDPVALGEQVGGLMKRHSHMDIFGGCCGTWDKHLKEIAKNVI from the coding sequence ATGACACATAGAGTTGAGTTTCCCAAACAAGAGTCAGGTAAATTTTATATGTGCGAGGGAGGCACTGAAACAGAGGTGATGTATAAGCATGGTTTTGACTTCCCATATTTCGCAGTATTTGAGTTGCTTAAAAACCCCAAGGCAGTATCCAAATTGAAGCAAATGTATGAGCAGTACTTCTCAGCTGTTTCAGAATATAATATGTCGGCGTTAGTAGGAGGCCTTGATTATCGAGCTAGTCCCGATTGGGGGAGAAAACTTGGATATTCTGACCGGGAACTTGCGGATATCAATCACGAATGTATAGAGTTCATTCGAAAAACAGCATCCCCTTTCTCTGGGGAGATCAATGAAACCCTGATACAAGGCTTAATCGGGCCAAGAGGTGATGCTTACGGAAAAGGCGGAAATATAAATGCAGAGGAAGCTCAAGAATATCATTCTGTACAGTTATCTACTTTAAAAGAAGCAGACGTTGATTTGGTTACAGCCATTACGTTTAACAACATAGAAGAATCAATAGGTGTAGCTAGAGCCGCAAAAGAAATTGGATTGCCACTTTGTATATCACTATCTTTAGACTCTTCTTCAAGGTTAAACAGCGGGCCTTCTTTAGGTGAAGCAATTAGTGCTATTGATGAAAGAACTGACAGTTCTGTAGATTTTTATATGATAAATTGTGTTCACCCCCTTGAGTATGAGCCAGCATTCGAAAATGAAAATTGGATGAAAAGAATTAGAGGTGTACGTCCTAATGCATCCGCTATGGATAAAATTAGTTTATGTAAGATAGGTCACTTGGAAGATGGCGATCCTGTAGCGCTTGGGGAGCAGGTTGGAGGCTTAATGAAGCGCCATTCACATATGGATATTTTTGGTGGGTGTTGCGGGACTTGGGATAAACACCTTAAAGAGATTGCTAAAAATGTTATCTAG
- a CDS encoding AAA family ATPase, with protein MTTDSIFRVAIVNSKGGSGKTTLATNLASYYSSQQLKTVLIDYDSQGSSSFWVSRRPESCPDIQIISAYKQPTNVTRNWFLRPERATQRAVIDSPSGLDVAQFKQTLLESDAILIPVLPSSIDIHAVAHFIADILLQGKIRRDEGRVAVIANRVRKNTLVYHRLEQFLNSLGIPFIASLRDTQQYIKASEVGKGIFEMPRVDAKDVDSWQPLLNWLDQCEKNKSSKPQFSINS; from the coding sequence TTGACTACTGACAGTATATTTCGTGTCGCAATCGTAAATTCAAAGGGTGGTTCCGGTAAGACCACCCTGGCGACCAACCTTGCCAGCTATTACAGTTCACAGCAGCTAAAAACGGTGTTGATTGATTACGACAGCCAGGGATCAAGTAGCTTCTGGGTCAGCCGTCGGCCTGAAAGCTGTCCTGACATACAAATTATCTCTGCTTATAAGCAACCCACCAATGTGACCAGAAACTGGTTTTTACGTCCTGAGCGCGCAACCCAGCGGGCGGTTATTGATAGCCCGTCGGGGCTTGATGTGGCCCAGTTCAAACAAACATTATTGGAGAGTGATGCGATATTGATCCCGGTATTACCGTCTTCCATCGACATACACGCCGTCGCCCACTTTATTGCTGATATTTTGCTGCAGGGAAAAATCCGGCGTGATGAAGGACGCGTCGCCGTCATCGCCAACCGCGTTCGCAAAAATACCCTCGTCTATCACCGACTGGAGCAATTTTTAAACTCTCTGGGCATCCCTTTTATCGCCAGCTTGCGTGATACCCAGCAATATATAAAAGCGTCGGAGGTTGGCAAGGGTATTTTTGAAATGCCCAGAGTGGATGCTAAAGATGTTGATAGCTGGCAACCCCTACTGAATTGGCTTGATCAATGCGAAAAAAATAAATCCAGCAAACCGCAGTTTTCTATTAATAGTTAA
- a CDS encoding homocysteine S-methyltransferase family protein, with protein MKNYRNALPQLGNTTFLSDGGMETTLLFTKGIDLPHFASFPLLDSPEGMAALTDYYETYAQIAVQSHCGFILDTPTWRANSDWATLLGYNREQLADINRRGIKLMTKIRDEYTLPQCPMVISGAIGPRGDGYQVGKKMTATEAAHYHSEQIDTFASTDADMVTAFTLTYPEEAIGISIAARDANIPVVLSFTTEIDGRLPCGITLADAIEQVDAATDSYPAYYMINCAHPEHFSQALVDGEPWVKRIRGIKANASRLSHAELDAAETLDSGNPVELGQQYQTLLLQFPHFNILGAAAVQMIAISVLSAAIAARWHSVLSIHHYCNHWVRVKNQAIGFLL; from the coding sequence ATGAAAAACTATCGCAACGCTCTACCCCAACTTGGGAATACTACATTTTTATCCGATGGCGGAATGGAAACCACATTACTATTCACCAAGGGAATTGATTTGCCCCATTTCGCCTCGTTTCCACTGTTAGATTCACCAGAGGGAATGGCAGCACTCACTGACTACTACGAAACCTACGCACAGATAGCCGTGCAATCGCACTGCGGGTTCATTTTGGATACACCAACCTGGCGCGCTAATTCGGACTGGGCAACGCTGCTGGGATACAACCGGGAGCAGCTAGCCGATATCAATCGCCGTGGCATAAAACTGATGACAAAAATTCGCGATGAGTACACATTACCGCAATGCCCCATGGTGATTAGCGGAGCGATAGGACCCCGCGGCGACGGTTATCAGGTTGGTAAAAAAATGACTGCTACGGAAGCCGCCCACTATCACAGCGAGCAAATTGATACTTTTGCTAGCACCGACGCTGACATGGTCACTGCGTTCACACTGACATATCCCGAGGAAGCAATTGGCATCAGCATCGCTGCCAGGGATGCCAATATCCCTGTTGTTCTTTCGTTCACCACTGAAATTGATGGCCGGCTTCCTTGCGGCATTACTCTGGCTGACGCGATTGAACAGGTCGACGCCGCGACCGATAGCTATCCCGCATACTATATGATTAATTGTGCGCACCCAGAACACTTTAGCCAGGCACTGGTTGATGGCGAACCTTGGGTAAAGCGTATCCGAGGTATAAAGGCTAATGCTTCAAGGCTATCGCATGCGGAACTTGATGCTGCGGAAACTCTCGACAGCGGTAACCCGGTCGAGCTAGGGCAGCAGTATCAAACGCTACTGTTACAATTTCCTCATTTCAATATTCTGGGGGCTGCTGCGGTACAGATGATCGCCATATCAGTGCTATCGGCAGCCATTGCTGCACGATGGCACAGTGTGCTTAGCATTCACCATTATTGCAATCATTGGGTCAGAGTAAAAAACCAGGCTATTGGTTTTTTACTCTGA